A part of Prolixibacteraceae bacterium genomic DNA contains:
- a CDS encoding RNA methyltransferase, producing MRKLKNSELGRLSVDEFKANDKTPIVVVMDNIRSSNNVGSLFRTSDALIVNSLYLCGITNTPPSDDIRKTALGAEESVDWKYFENTLDAIAVLKAYGYKICAIEQVEHSIMLPDFQPTKGEKLALVFGNEVKGVDQKVIDQCDACVEIPQYGTKHSLNISVSAGVVLWDIFQKIS from the coding sequence ATGAGAAAGCTTAAGAATAGTGAGCTTGGTCGCCTTTCTGTCGACGAGTTCAAAGCCAATGATAAAACACCTATTGTGGTGGTGATGGATAACATCCGTAGTAGTAATAACGTAGGTTCTCTTTTTAGAACATCGGATGCCCTAATTGTTAACTCCCTCTATCTATGTGGGATCACAAACACCCCTCCAAGTGATGATATTCGTAAAACAGCATTAGGAGCAGAAGAGAGTGTGGATTGGAAATATTTTGAGAATACACTAGACGCTATCGCGGTTCTTAAAGCCTATGGTTATAAAATATGTGCCATCGAACAGGTTGAACACTCTATCATGCTACCAGACTTCCAACCGACAAAAGGAGAGAAGTTGGCACTTGTTTTTGGTAACGAAGTGAAAGGAGTCGACCAAAAAGTGATAGACCAATGTGATGCATGTGTAGAGATACCACAATATGGTACCAAACACTCCTTAAATATCTCCGTAAGTGCAGGAGTCGTTCTTTGGGATATATTCCAGAAAATCTCATAG
- a CDS encoding SDR family oxidoreductase → MSTEKEVVLITGCSTGVGLESAVLFARMGYKVYATMRNLNKRNALDQRIDAETLDIQILELNVQNTVTIESTVKYIIDKSNKIDLLINNAGVGFAKNIEQASEEEMKWVMDVNYYGIVRVIKATLPYMREQQSGRVINISSVGGLVGQPFNEFYCAAKFAVEGFTESLASYITPAFNIQFSLVEPGGVTTEFMNSAVASTLQDGKMEQGAYQDIFNDYMRGSQKRSAESNAQVYQTGVEVAEVIYQVAIDKNPPLRVRTSFWAEDLCRLKTASDPDGLKINQKVRRDFLGE, encoded by the coding sequence ATGAGTACAGAAAAAGAGGTTGTCTTAATTACAGGATGTTCTACGGGGGTCGGATTGGAGAGTGCTGTTCTTTTCGCGCGAATGGGGTACAAAGTATATGCAACTATGCGTAATCTAAATAAGCGAAATGCACTGGATCAACGAATCGATGCAGAGACGCTAGATATCCAAATATTAGAGCTAAATGTACAGAATACTGTTACGATTGAGTCTACAGTAAAATATATTATCGATAAATCGAATAAAATTGATCTATTGATAAACAATGCAGGAGTTGGGTTTGCCAAGAATATAGAACAAGCCTCTGAAGAGGAGATGAAGTGGGTGATGGATGTCAACTATTATGGAATAGTGCGAGTGATTAAAGCCACACTTCCTTATATGCGTGAGCAACAGTCAGGAAGAGTAATTAATATTTCATCGGTTGGTGGGCTTGTTGGTCAGCCTTTTAATGAATTCTATTGTGCCGCTAAATTTGCAGTGGAAGGTTTTACGGAGTCTTTAGCAAGTTATATCACCCCTGCTTTTAATATTCAGTTTTCACTTGTCGAACCAGGGGGTGTCACAACGGAGTTTATGAATTCAGCAGTGGCTAGTACATTGCAAGATGGTAAGATGGAGCAAGGAGCTTATCAAGATATCTTTAATGACTATATGCGTGGTTCTCAAAAAAGATCAGCAGAGAGCAATGCCCAAGTGTATCAAACAGGAGTAGAAGTCGCAGAAGTTATTTATCAGGTAGCCATCGATAAAAATCCTCCTTTACGCGTTCGCACCTCTTTTTGGGCTGAAGATCTATGTCGATTAAAGACTGCGAGTGACCCTGATGGGCTCAAGATCAACCAAAAGGTGAGACGTGATTTCTTAGGAGAATAA
- the dnaB gene encoding replicative DNA helicase: MAVQRQNNIRNSNAPSLEQIEAQYGKLPPQAVEVEEAVLGALMLERDAYVSVADMLQPECFYKDEHQRIFKVIKDLNLSDKPIDLLMVTQALRDKGELDIVGGPLYITQLTSKVASAAHIEFHARIIAQKHIQRELIHMSSEIQTKSYQDSVELEDLIDFAESSLFKVTEGNISKESVPVKPVIAQAIETMRENSVKPEGMSGVPSGFTSLDRITSGWQKTDMIIIAARPAMGKTAFVLSMARNIAVEHQKPTAVFSLEMSSLQLVNRLIAAETGFGSEKIKTGKLEEHQWGELHSRLEKLTGAPLFIDDTPALSVYEFRAKCRRLKSQHNIGCVIVDYLQLMTTGGDAKFSREQEVSTISRNLKAIAKEIDVPIIALSQLSRAVESREGRRPQLSDLRESGAIEQDADMVLFIHRPEYYGITEDADGNNLQGIAELIIAKHRNGATGDVQLRFESSMAKFSNLDDPELLEYASTEALDPKVNVNPGQVVNAGQTFSSKMNSDIDSSNSNPQGQDLSFGGFDFPTGNEFDDTPPF, from the coding sequence ATGGCTGTACAGCGTCAGAATAACATCCGAAATAGTAATGCTCCTTCCTTAGAGCAGATTGAAGCGCAATATGGAAAACTACCCCCACAAGCAGTGGAGGTGGAAGAAGCTGTGCTTGGTGCTTTAATGTTAGAGCGTGATGCTTATGTATCGGTGGCCGACATGTTACAGCCTGAGTGTTTTTACAAAGATGAGCACCAAAGAATCTTTAAGGTCATCAAAGACCTTAACCTTTCGGATAAGCCCATCGACCTGTTAATGGTTACCCAAGCGCTCCGTGATAAAGGGGAGTTGGACATCGTTGGAGGTCCTCTCTATATCACCCAGTTGACATCTAAAGTAGCTTCTGCTGCCCATATTGAGTTTCATGCACGAATCATTGCGCAAAAACATATCCAACGTGAGTTGATCCATATGTCTTCAGAGATCCAAACAAAGTCTTACCAAGACTCTGTGGAGCTAGAAGATCTAATCGACTTTGCCGAATCATCACTCTTCAAAGTAACAGAGGGAAACATTTCCAAAGAGTCTGTTCCTGTGAAACCCGTGATTGCCCAAGCTATTGAAACGATGCGCGAAAACTCTGTCAAACCAGAAGGTATGAGTGGTGTCCCATCTGGATTTACAAGTCTCGATCGTATCACATCAGGGTGGCAAAAGACAGATATGATTATTATCGCAGCACGTCCTGCGATGGGTAAGACCGCTTTTGTTCTCTCGATGGCTCGTAATATCGCTGTTGAACACCAAAAACCTACTGCCGTATTCTCACTAGAGATGTCCTCGTTGCAGTTGGTTAATCGTTTGATTGCTGCCGAAACAGGTTTTGGGTCAGAGAAGATTAAAACAGGAAAATTGGAGGAACACCAGTGGGGCGAATTACATTCTCGTTTGGAGAAACTGACTGGAGCACCTCTCTTTATTGATGACACGCCTGCACTCTCTGTATATGAATTCAGAGCGAAATGTAGACGTCTGAAGAGCCAGCATAATATTGGTTGTGTGATTGTCGATTACCTTCAGCTAATGACTACAGGTGGGGATGCAAAATTCTCTCGTGAACAGGAGGTGTCTACCATCTCACGTAACTTGAAAGCCATTGCCAAAGAGATCGATGTTCCCATCATCGCGCTGTCTCAGCTTAGTCGTGCAGTAGAGTCGAGAGAGGGACGTCGTCCTCAGCTATCTGACCTTCGTGAATCTGGTGCCATCGAGCAGGATGCCGATATGGTGCTATTTATTCACCGACCAGAGTATTATGGAATTACGGAAGATGCCGATGGAAATAACCTGCAAGGTATTGCAGAGTTGATTATCGCAAAACACCGTAATGGTGCGACAGGTGATGTGCAGCTGCGTTTCGAAAGCTCTATGGCTAAGTTTAGCAATCTTGACGATCCTGAACTTCTTGAGTATGCCTCTACGGAAGCATTAGATCCTAAGGTGAACGTCAACCCAGGACAGGTGGTGAATGCTGGACAAACCTTTAGCTCTAAGATGAATAGTGATATCGATTCAAGTAACTCTAACCCACAAGGTCAAGACCTTAGTTTTGGTGGATTCGATTTCCCTACAGGCAATGAGTTTGATGATACACCTCCATTCTAA